The following are encoded together in the Thunnus maccoyii chromosome 18, fThuMac1.1, whole genome shotgun sequence genome:
- the LOC121884549 gene encoding serine protease 27-like — MICAGLNADKKGFCKGDIGGPMVLKTGGVWVQAGVMTFGKVCSTSYSPGVSAGVSMYESWIKTQITSDQPGFVTNPYVDLSKGNSCLLTTVMCFSVMMTMLC; from the exons ATGATCTGCGCCGGGTTAAATGCTGATAAGAAGGGCTTCTGTAAG GGGGACATTGGGGGTCCGATGGTGTTAAAGACAGGAGGTGTCTGGGTCCAGGCTGGAGTCATGACCTTTGGAAAAGTTTGTTCAACTTCTTACTCTCCAGGAGTCTCTGCCGGAGTGTCCATGTATGAGTCCTGGATCAAAACCCAAATCACCAGTGACCAGCCAGGCTTTGTCACCAACCCGTACGTGGACCTCTCTAAGGGTAATTCATGTCTGTTAACTACagtcatgtgtttttctgtcatgatGACCATGCTTTGCTAA